A part of Cotesia glomerata isolate CgM1 linkage group LG4, MPM_Cglom_v2.3, whole genome shotgun sequence genomic DNA contains:
- the LOC123264252 gene encoding uncharacterized protein LOC123264252, translating to MVSILRSTLNRWRVNGVDELLDTEVDSNYEVYTTVRTNKLHHDLSWELVLIFNGSKNPYGEWISLQLKLPTEQKRVNVNFKIWMVTRNGTKIRMNHETMLEIDDTITYTIPDFINKDGLFVNYEEYVPKNVLTFVHEFDVESVHVIPRIMSKRDKMDQEEYDDGWSNVCCDSTTSPPKRMSTF from the coding sequence ATGGTGTCGATCCTGAGAAGCACACTCAACCGATGGAGAGTCAACGGCGTGGACGAGCTGTTAGACACAGAAGTTGACTCCAACTACGAGGTCTACACAACAGTCCGCACCAATAAGTTGCATCATGACCTCTCTTGGGAATTGGTGCTGATCTTTAACGGGTCAAAAAACCCGTACGGCGAATGGATTTCCTTGCAACTTAAGCTGCCCACAGAGCAAAAACGGGTGAATGTAAACTTCAAGATCTGGATGGTGACACGAAATGGCACCAAGATCCGCATGAACCACGAAACCATGTTAGAGATCGATGACACCATAACCTACACCATCCCGGATTTCATCAACAAAGATGGCCTCTTCGTCAACTATGAGGAGTACGTTCCAAAGAATGTCCTGACCTTCGTCCACGAGTTTGACGTCGAGTCTGTCCACGTTATTCCCAGGATTATGTCCAAAAGAGACAAAATGGATCAAGAAGAATACGACGATGGCTGGTCGAATGTTTGCTGTGATTCCACCACCAGCCCTCCTAAGCGCATGTCCACATTTTAG
- the LOC123264249 gene encoding ribonuclease S-2-like isoform X1 yields the protein MSNIYNSWNKLQQGIKTIESNEKIPDSKQSKYYSDSDNVNASPNSSKNLTANYVHGKKSYAGALNVKKPGDESSSKNTSHTGPYSGRGDLTYSDDHFRSSVASSSKSNLSFKSEGSSASAQSKHHSSHDPEEDDQHPVYASMESCIDEKSPAEDCFDYFTFALFSPVTRALLGKRSGKAYHKHKLIDDWAIHGLWPTAQKGGETLQDWCNRIFLRYNEQLLIGKETLVERLRKLWFTFYDESEKTDESFWRYQFNKHGKCATRSVYVHDQLGYFQLTFELYDDINLKKTLADGGFVKGTYVKLTELYRIVKEKHGYYPFIGYWYDHITQEHYVLEIQLCYDHNLKPINHPEERHNDPHTKNIEISYLARVPR from the exons ATGTCTAATATATACAACAGTTGGAATAAGTTACAACAAGGAATCAAAACCATCGAATc GAACGAGAAAATACCAGATTCTAAACAATCTAAGTATTACTCAGACTCTGATAACGTTAATGCAAGTCCGAATAGTAGTAAAAATCTCACAGCGAATTATGTTcatggaaaaaaaagttatgctGGAGCTCTAAATGTAAAGAAACCAGGAGATGAATCAAGTTCAAAGAACACTAGTCATACTGGACCTTATTCTGGACGTGGAGATCTAACTTATTCAGATGATCATTTTAGATCAAGCGTTGCCAGTTCTAGCAAAAGTAATCTGAGTTTTAAATCAGAAGGCAGCAGTGCCAGCGCTCAAAGTAAGCATCATTCCAGTCATGACCCAGAAGAAGATGACCAACATCCAGTATATGCATCAATGGAAAGTTGCATCGATGAAAAGTCTCCAGCAGAAGATTGTTTCGATTACTTTACATTTGCACTATTTTCACCGGTGACAAGAGCACTGCTTGGAAAAAGATCCGGTAAAGCATACCATAAACATAAATTGATTGATGACTGGGCGATTCACGGATTGTGGCCTACGGCTCAGAAAGGTGGAGAAACACTTCAAGACTGGTGTAACCGGATATTCCTAAGATACAATGAGCAGCTACTGATTGGTAAAGAAACCCTGGTAGAAAGACTCCGTAAGCTGTGGTTCACTTTTTACGATGAGTCTGAAAAAACTGATGAGTCCTTTTGGCGGTACCAGTTCAACAAACACGGTAAATGTGCCACTCGCTCAGTTTATGTTCATGACCAGCTAGGATACTTCCAGTTGACGTTTGAGTTGTATGATGATATAAACCTCAAGAAAACCCTGGCGGATGGTGGGTTTGTCAAAGGAACTTATGTTAAGTTGACAGAGTTATACAGAATTGTTAAAGAAAAACATGGTTATTATCCTTTTATAGGATACTGGTATGATCAC ATAACCCAAGAACATTACGTATTGGAAATCCAATTGTGTTATGACCACAATTTAAAACCTATAAACCATCCAGAGGAGAGACATAATGATCCGCATACTAAAAACATTGAAATTTCTTACCTAGCAAGAGTGCctcgataa
- the LOC123264253 gene encoding uncharacterized protein LOC123264253, which produces LSKTIFLAFLTSKKLFLDYQSQIRPELFQYSQFPSRASPDAGAVYQHSLLNQQYQQQQQINNNYYQNQLAQILALRQAQLTSIENAPEQVQQAPVEHQNLLGVAYSPSNAVSHVKINANGYKYDF; this is translated from the exons ttatccaaaactATATTTCTTGCTTTCTTaactagtaaaaaattatttttagactaTCAATCCCAAATTCGGCCAGAACTGTTCCAATATTCTCAATTTCCATCGAGAGCTTCTCCAGATGCTGGTGCAGTTTATCAACACAGTTTGTTAAACCAACAATATCAGCAGcaacaacaaataaataataactattaccAAAATCAATTAGCGCAAATATTGGCGTTGCGTCAAGCTCAATTAACTTCTATTGAAAAT gcaCCTGAGCAAGTTCAACAAGCACCTGTAGAGCACCAGAATTTATTAGGCGTCGCATATTCACCATCAAATGCCGTATCGCATGTGAAAATCAATGCAAACGGCTATAAATAcgatttctaa
- the LOC123264249 gene encoding uncharacterized protein LOC123264249 isoform X2, whose amino-acid sequence MSNIYNSWNKLQQGIKTIESNEKIPDSKQSKYYSDSDNVNASPNSSKNLTANYVHGKKSYAGALNVKKPGDESSSKNTSHTGPYSGRGDLTYSDDHFRSSVASSSKSNLSFKSEGSSASAQSKHHSSHDPEEDDQHPVYASMESCIDEKSPAEDCFDYFTFALFSPVTRALLGKRSGKAYHKHKLIDDWAIHGLWPTAQKGGETLQDWCNRIFLRYNEQLLIGKETLVERLRKLWFTFYDESEKTDESFWRYQFNKHDNPRTLRIGNPIVL is encoded by the exons ATGTCTAATATATACAACAGTTGGAATAAGTTACAACAAGGAATCAAAACCATCGAATc GAACGAGAAAATACCAGATTCTAAACAATCTAAGTATTACTCAGACTCTGATAACGTTAATGCAAGTCCGAATAGTAGTAAAAATCTCACAGCGAATTATGTTcatggaaaaaaaagttatgctGGAGCTCTAAATGTAAAGAAACCAGGAGATGAATCAAGTTCAAAGAACACTAGTCATACTGGACCTTATTCTGGACGTGGAGATCTAACTTATTCAGATGATCATTTTAGATCAAGCGTTGCCAGTTCTAGCAAAAGTAATCTGAGTTTTAAATCAGAAGGCAGCAGTGCCAGCGCTCAAAGTAAGCATCATTCCAGTCATGACCCAGAAGAAGATGACCAACATCCAGTATATGCATCAATGGAAAGTTGCATCGATGAAAAGTCTCCAGCAGAAGATTGTTTCGATTACTTTACATTTGCACTATTTTCACCGGTGACAAGAGCACTGCTTGGAAAAAGATCCGGTAAAGCATACCATAAACATAAATTGATTGATGACTGGGCGATTCACGGATTGTGGCCTACGGCTCAGAAAGGTGGAGAAACACTTCAAGACTGGTGTAACCGGATATTCCTAAGATACAATGAGCAGCTACTGATTGGTAAAGAAACCCTGGTAGAAAGACTCCGTAAGCTGTGGTTCACTTTTTACGATGAGTCTGAAAAAACTGATGAGTCCTTTTGGCGGTACCAGTTCAACAAACACG ATAACCCAAGAACATTACGTATTGGAAATCCAATTGTGTTATGA
- the LOC123264247 gene encoding uncharacterized protein LOC123264247 → MSDTGKSFSGVRDILKRLISISDDSEAKFLKSTSHSGAVDESAKRIRPQRPREEYSHGRHLIPPEVDSRPRDSSRKSYHHSQKDSSRSGHSSRRSDHQSKRDSSKSKESSRIDDYDSDTGPYKSRDSSHKRDSSRSKSSSRRSHSHSRTDSSRSRGTSGRSKSRSRPESSSRKGYASLRSCIDKRSSAEDCFDFFMLTCYFPKAAALSAQNMGNKKYREDKLIDDWVIHGLWAFSYKYGTELEKKCSNLINMWFDEKLLLDDEELVKELREKWFGLYNKDRYSDEAFWKHEFYEHGKCATRSKHVKNLKGYFNLTLKLFNDADLKNTLADGGFKPGKTVTWAEMYEIIKKKHGGYPKIEQLRDPVRQIYHPHEIKLFYDQDLKPMDCPGDPHLDPNFKRLEFHYDVNLQKSSSTRRYLRYNSRD, encoded by the exons ATGTCTGATACAGGCAAGAGCTTCAGTGGAGTAAGAGATATATTAAAGAGACTTATATC GATTTCTGACGATTCAGAAGCAAAGTTCCTAAAGTCTACCTCACATTCTGGCGCAGTGGACGAAAGTGCTAAGAGGATCAGACCTCAGCGTCCACGTGAAGAATATTCTCATGGCCGACATTTAATTCCTCCTGAAGTAGATTCTAGACCAAGGGACAGTAGTCGTAAAAGTTACCACCACTCTCAAAAAGACTCTTCTAGATCAGGACATAGCAGTCGCAGAAGTGATCATCAATCCAAAAGAGATTCGTCTAAATCAAAAGAAAGCAGTCGTATAGATGATTATGATTCTGATACAGGACCTTACAAATCAAGAGATAGCAGTCACAAAAGAGACTCTTCCAGATCCAAGTCCAGCAGCCGTAGAAGTCACTCCCATTCTAGAACAGATTCTTCAAGATCAAGGGGCACCAGTGGTAGAAGTAAATCTCGTTCCAGACCCGAGTCAAGCTCTAGGAAAGGCTACGCATCTTTGAGAAGCTGTATTGATAAAAGATCATCCGCTGAAGATTGCTTCGACTTCTTCATGTTGACATGTTATTTTCCAAAAGCGGCAGCCTTGAGTGCTCAAAACATGGGTAATAAGAAATATCGTGAAGACAAGCTGATTGATGACTGGGTTATTCATGGATTGTGGGCTTTTTCTTATAAGTATGGTacagaattggaaaaaaagtGCAGTAACCTGATTAATATGTggtttgatgaaaaattattgctaGATGATGAAGAGCTCGTTAAAGAACTCCGTGAAAAGTGGTTTGGTCTTTACAATAAAGATCGTTATTCTGATGAAGCGTTTTGGAAGCATGAGTTTTATGAGCATGGCAAGTGTGCGACACGCTCCAAACATGTTAAAAACCTTAAAGGTTATTTCAATCTGACATTGAAGCTGTTCAATGATGCAGATCTCAAGAATACGCTTGCTGACGGTGGTTTTAAACCCGGAAAAACTGTCACCTGGGCGGAAATGTAcgagattattaaaaaaaaacatggtGGTTATCCTAAAATCGAACAACTGAGAGACCcg gTACGTCAAATCTATCATCCACATGAAATAAAACTGTTCTATGATCAGGATCTGAAACCTATGGATTGTCCAGGAGACCCACATCTTGATCCGAATTTTAAGCGCTTGGAGTTCCACTACGATGTAAATCTACAGAAATCATCATCAACAAGAAGATATTTACGGTATAATTCCAGGGACTAA